One Lucilia cuprina isolate Lc7/37 chromosome 4, ASM2204524v1, whole genome shotgun sequence DNA segment encodes these proteins:
- the LOC111676966 gene encoding rho-associated protein kinase 1 isoform X2: MRPSRGGVHKKSKTMDYTNYAYNEAVGRLKMMLADSYTAPKTNTTCSYLRSFNDDSADNYSDNMSTIDRPVFADISKYLSPSQKSRLGGGSYRPKKTLSGFSASKENLTSPARQYQTTVLPTAAVSSSGAVDYYASTPKAQMPPTDSVQAPVEIFNFIEKQEDYIEQLEKESKYCRNELSNLLGKVKDVINENEQLTEHARSELNNLGKSEKITTSPSSDSDDILYTNKKTSTPRKKEVKSPRYASAPNIVYEARISELEAELMQANIDLKRVKTENDDLKKKLARSDISTSSNSALNCEAHRKQIELLQKDKTTLEETIRQLHKSLDEAKSQQYSQSSKRYINDLVQMERSQAELEVRHLRDELDRQHERVRELQHEMARRLADERANAERRYNNQVDQLGGDLSSQWEQVAKLQLDLERQKRYENDLKRDLANRNSQIEELKMELRANRSTFLADMAQVNAEKQSLEQEITALRLQLDRASRENKTEAARLNAEINSLRQRLDRADADLLHSKREVLRLNDEIANLEKELAYGEMKNEIRPTKKDLDKRISEMQEKHENTTLDLQPQQQPQTSTTTQIQPAPENLKDNDGLTMDVVKTPAVETQTPATITTQPKEEITTKELVLVQPAARENVNVYTSRFDDEHIWENISRSTERLDLEWAKMAPLPKLTTSTSSKTNCHCQLYKKYSSRESLISDMCKCNKGPLRTSYKHSDLTKYGNTVTKNLSFNNKNTNKKTTIAQPLKPTTTIADCHLFHHRHNLTLDLKHPCTKRDNKDQNLDNTLLNIENTNTNDTSTSNTSTHYERSNSRTKFRKSPRLDCHSRTRCYSHDRLMDYTRTEPLTWLQQHLVLKQTIKTCHTYPTTTMNYENAATPACHRYDDTPSTTCCQGQHVLRACCNNKECLKVVEEPTAKKQEQDKSTNTENMKEEKLLSKKKPVKVDINVRLVPKSTKREKSKSAVKNQDTIKVDNEEPLEARALADENPQVDILELDNQEIRTEF, from the exons ATGAGACCCAGTAGAGGTGGTGTACATAAGAAATCAAAAACTATGGATTATACAAATTATGCCTATAATGAGGCAGTGGGTAGATTAAAAATGATGTTAGCTGACTCATATACAGCGCCCAAGACAAACACCACCTGTTCGTATTTGAGAAGTTTTAATGATGATTCAGCAGATAATTATTCGGATAATATGTCG ACCATAGATCGTCCAGTGTTTGCGGATATTTCTAAGTATTTATCGCCAAGTCAAAAATCTCGCTTGGGTGGTGGCAGTTATCGTCCGAAGAAAACTTTAAGTGGATTTTCTGCCTCCAAGGAGAATTTAACTTCCCCGGCCAGACAATATCAGACCACAGTTCTACCTACTGCTGCGGTCAGTAGCTCAGGGGCTGTGGATTATTATGCCTCTACACCAAAAGCACAAATGCCACCCACTGACAGTGTCCAAGCTCcggtagaaatttttaattttatcgaaaaacAAGAGGATTATATAGAACAATTGGAAAAGGAATCGAAATATTGTCGCAATGAATTGTCCAATCTGTTGGGTAAAGTTAAAGATGTGATCAATGAAAACGAACAGTTAACCGAACATGCTCGTAGTGAATTGAATAATCTgggtaaaagtgaaaaaataaccACTAGTCCTTCCTCGGATAGTGatgatattttatatacaaataagaAAACTTCAACTCCTCGCAAAAAAGAAGTTAAAAGTCCTCGTTATGCCTCAGCTCCGAATATAGTGTATGAGGCTCGTATTAGTGAACTGGAGGCGGAATTGATGCAGGCGAATATAGACCTAAAACGTGTTAAAACCGAAAATGATGATCTTAAAAAGAAACTGGCACGATCAGATATATCTACTTCATCCAATTCGGCTTTGAATTGTGAAGCTCATCGTAAACAAATAGAATTATTGCAAAAAGATAAAACCACCCTGGAGGAGACCATTAGACAATTGCATAAATCTTTAGATGAGGCCAAATCTCAGCAATACTCTCAATCTTCTAAGCGTTATATCAATGATCTCGTACAAATGGAAAGATCACAAGCTGAACTGGAAGTACGTCATTTAAGAGATGAACTAGATCGTCAGCATGAACGTGTGCGTGAACTACAACATGAAATGGCTAGACGTTTGGCTGATGAACGTGCCAATGCCGAGAGACGTTATAATAATCAAGTTGATCAGTTGGGTGGTGATCTCAGCTCACAGTGGGAACAAGTTGCCAAACTACAATTGGACTTGGAGAGACAAAAACGCTATGAAAATGATCTGAAACGTGATTTAGCTAATCGTAATTCACAAATTGAAGAACTAAAAATGGAGCTCAGAGCTAATCGTTCCACTTTCTTGGCCGACATGGCTCAAGTAAATGCCGAGAAGCAATCGTTGGAACAAGAGATCACCGCTTTACGTTTGCAACTTGATCGTGCTTCGCGTGAGAATAAAACCGAGGCGGCTCGTTTAAATGCAGAAATTAATTCGTTGAGACAACGTTTAGATCGAGCCGATGCCGATTTGTTGCATTCGAAGAGGGAAGTGTTGCGTTTGAACGATGAAATTGCCAATTTGGAAAAAGAG CTGGCGTACGgtgaaatgaaaaatgaaatacGTCCCACTAAAAAGGATTTGGATAAACGTATTTCCGAAATGCAAGAAAAGCATG AAAACACAACGTTAGACTTACAACCTCAACAGCAACCACAAACATCAACTACAACACAAATACAACCTGCCCCCGAAAACTTAAAAGACAACGATGGGTTAACGATGGATGTAGTAAAGACACCTGCAGTGGAGACACAAACCCCTGCTACAATTACAACACAACCGAAAGAAGAGATAACAACAAAAGAACTGGTGCTAGTTCAGCCGGCTGCGAGAGAAAACGTAAACGTGTACACTTCTCGCTTTGATGATGAACATATTTGGGAGAATATATCACGTAGCACCGAACGTTTAGATTTGGAATGGGCTAAAATGGCTCCATTACCTAAACTAACAACCAGCACAAGTAGCAAAACCAACTGTCACTGTCaactctataaaaaatatagttcCCGAGAATCTTTAATATCAGACATGTGTAAATGTAATAAAGGTCCACTTAGAACATCTTATAAACATTCAGATTTAACGAAATATGGCAATAcagtaacaaaaaatttatcatttaataataaaaacacaaataaaaaaacaaccatAGCACAACctttaaaaccaacaacaacgaTAGCAGATTGTCATCTGTTTCATCATAGACATAATCTCACATTAGATTTAAAGCACCCCTGTACGAAAAGGGATAATAAAGATCAGAACCTAGATAACACCCTACTTAATATAGAGAATACCAACACCAATGACACCAGTACTAGTAACACCAGCACCCATTATGAACGCAGTAATAGTAgaacaaaatttagaaaatctcCTCGTTTGGATTGTCACTCGCGCACTCGTTGCTATTCGCATGATCGTTTAATGGATTATACAAGAACAGAGCCGTTGACTTGGTTGCAACAGCATCTTGTTCTTAAACAAACCATTAAAACTTGTCACACCTATCCAACCACAACAATGAACTATGAAAATGCCGCAACACCTGCCTGTCATAGATATGACGACACGCCCTCTACGACATGTTGCCAGGGTCAACATGTCCTACGAGCCTGTTGTAATAACAAAGAGTGTCTAAAGGTTGTAGAAGAACCGACAGCTAAAAAGCAAGAGCAAGATAAAAGCACCAATACCGAGAATATGAAAGAGGAAAAGCTGTTAAGTAAAAAGAAACCGGTAAAGGTTGATATCAATGTTAGGCTAGTGCCAAAATCAACGAAACGTGAGAAATCGAAATCAGCTGTTAAAAATCAAGATACTATTAAAGTGGATAATGAAGAGCCTTTGGAGGCTAGAGCTTTGGCTGATGAAAATCCACAAGTGGATATTCTTGAACTAGATAATCAagaaattagaacagaattttAA